From Irregularibacter muris, a single genomic window includes:
- a CDS encoding UxaA family hydrolase → MLNAVIIHENDSVAIAIEEIAKGEMVSLKTLDKKDMLFEALNDIPMYHKIALKPIKEGQPILKYGEHIGQASEDIEKGSHVHEHNVESVREDLHV, encoded by the coding sequence GTGCTAAATGCTGTAATTATTCATGAAAATGATTCGGTAGCTATTGCCATAGAAGAAATCGCAAAGGGTGAAATGGTATCCCTTAAAACTTTGGATAAAAAGGATATGCTTTTTGAAGCACTTAACGACATACCTATGTATCATAAAATCGCTCTTAAACCGATTAAAGAAGGTCAGCCTATTTTAAAATATGGGGAGCATATAGGACAAGCTTCTGAGGATATTGAGAAAGGGAGCCATGTACATGAACATAATGTCGAAAGTGTAAGGGAGGATCTACATG